From the Aspergillus puulaauensis MK2 DNA, chromosome 1, nearly complete sequence genome, the window AATACCCACGAGATGGAGGATTGGTTTGGAGAATGTATTGATTCAGCTGCAGCTGACTATCGGTCGATAATGTCGGGCTTAGATTTCGCTTAGGCCGCCATATCAGACACGAGGATAGTTTAGGCAAGCCTCGAATAGTGCCACGCTACAAGCTGTGTAACACGATCTGCTAAATGGTCTTAATGAAAGCACGTAGGTCTGAGCCTTTAACTATTGGCGTCGAGCTTAATCAAGAAACCTCCACTGTGAATGCCCAGCAGGTATTGGCCGCGTGCCATCAGGAGTTTCCATTGAATCATCAGAAAGTACTGGCACCCAAGATTGTACACCCCCAGTCTCTGCATTCGCATTACAGTATAGGAAAAACCTAACCCAAGGCAAAAACCTACACCGAGACGAAATGAGTACTGCGCCGAATTCCCAACCATATCGCCCACGTTACCCATACACCTAACAACTAGTTGTTATCACAGGAGTCCTGAGAAACATCCACCTGGTTGCACTCTGAGTAAATCGTATTTGGATTTCCACATTCGGAAAGCCGGACCCTGTATGGGCTAGAAATGCAAATAGTCAGTGCTGTTCTCATACCTAAAAGAGTGACTCACCTATCTACGATTGGCAAGTCGCAGGATCCAGCAACGGTTGTTCCGTCACTATTCGTGTTTACTGGTCCCGCAACGAAGATTGTGTGCGGGTTCGGCGCCAgctggaagttggagagGTAGACGCAGAGCTGGGAAGAGTCGGTGCTTTAGAGCGATAACGGTCAGCTTACTGCCGCCTAGTACATACAGCAAGTATAGGAGATAGGGCATACTCGACATGGCTCCACTCGACGTCCCAGTCTTCAGAGAGGTCCACGGTGCCTGGAGGCGGGGGCGAGATGCATTGGACAGCGGCCGTGGTTGCTACAAGGGCAGCAACGAACGGGACACCCGAGTACATTTGTAAAAATTGTTCTGTTTTATGGGACGTTGAGATAAGGTAAAGAACACTGAGTTGAGGAAGATTGTTTGCTGGAATAAGCGACCTTGAGGGTTTGAAGCTCTATTTATACCTGCAGTTGGCTCACCGGCGTAGGATTGGAAAGACCAAAAAGCCACCCATCTTCGAACATGAGAGGTACGTTTGATAAGTCATGAGCCAACCAAGATCAAATTgcctcctttcttttctaaGGTAATGAACCATGATACACGACTTGATGTaacttctccagctcatccaagACACGCATCTGACGGACGAACCACCGGGGTGCTTTTACTGGAAGTCCAGTCATACTTCACGGGGAGCACAGTAGGTCCGAGCACTGATTGGCGCATCCAAAGATCGCCCATCCAATGCTGTTTCGTAAATCTGGAACGAACCCCAACCCCATGCGTCTTGGTTACACAGCAGCTCGCAAACTCAAGAGAGGAGGCCGAATCCGAGGTCAGACCTGGCAGAGACCACCATGACCGCAGTCAGCAGGTCGAGTGCCATGACAGGTCGCAGGTGGTTGgcggaggcagaggcagagacATGTTGTAGCATGTAGAGATTGCGATCCTTGATTGCAACCGTGGGGTATCGGACCGCGTGGGATCAAGCCTGGAATAGGAAAGAACGACAGTCGCTGCTGCCTACCTGCCCGTTGGGAATGGCAACCTTTCAAAATGGAAGAGGCGACTGCTAGCTACACGATTGAGTGGGCAGGTGCTCCCCAAGCCAGAGCTGGGAGCCTTTACTGGCAGAGATTAAAGGAAATAATACAAAGCCTCATGAGTATGGATGATACTATATAACATAGCATGGCCGTGTACATGTTCAACAGCCACACAAGCCCAGAGATGCAAATATCACGCTGAACAGTACTGCGTGCAAGTCGATTATCAGGCAAGTCGATTATCAGGCAAGTCGATTATCAGGCATGCGATATAATGAGTAAGTAGCACCAAAGACCGACAACAAAAATGGAAGCATATACAACACTATCCAAGTACAGACTGCCAAAAAGATCCCAGGGTAGCCTGGTATCATTATCCACCACATATAAGTAGCAATCGCGCTCAATACAACAAGGGCCGGGGAGGCATAATAGTATATCCAACGACATATCCGGTAAGCCCGACCAGGGTCAGTTATGATTCGCATAATGGAAAAGGCATGATGCTTGGATCGGCCCGATTCAATGGTGCTCACAACTCCGCAAAGGGGTATGGTtgagagacagagacagcaaCCCCCGAGAAGTAAGCATACATATTGCACAAAGTACAGGTTCAGCTGCTCGAAGTCCTCCTCGGCGAACATGAGGTAAATCGGTGCTGCC encodes:
- a CDS encoding uncharacterized protein (SECRETED:SignalP(1-20)) — protein: MYSGVPFVAALVATTAAVQCISPPPPGTVDLSEDWDVEWSHVDTDSSQLCVYLSNFQLAPNPHTIFVAGPVNTNSDGTTVAGSCDLPIVDSPYRVRLSECGNPNTIYSECNQVDVSQDSCDNN